In Magnolia sinica isolate HGM2019 chromosome 16, MsV1, whole genome shotgun sequence, the genomic window GTCGGGCAAACATAGGCGAAACAACTGCATGGGGCCAGAATGCCACCGGTGTTGCTGCTTCCTGTAAGCTTCATATGATTCTGGTAGTTCGCATTGGCACTGTAACAGAAAAGAAACAACTGATGAGAAGGGATTGATGGGAATTCAAGATGGTAACCTCAAAAGACAttccccaccaaaaaaaaaaaagtacagctCAGCAGACTCTTCAACCACCCCAAGTTGTCTCAGCCATTCAGTAGTCAGAGGTTAAAGAATTCCATTCAGTGGGTGAAAGTCTATTGGGAGATGGGTGTGATTGGTCCTATAGGTAATCTGCGAAGGTAGAAAAGGGTGTCGGTGGTGTTGGCTCAAACTCAAGGTGGACCCATCACTGCAAGCTGGGCTACTTTTTTCTATTTGGAGAGCACTCATTGCATCTCTTAAAAAACACAAAAGGCTAAAAGCATTTTCCATTAgatgaattatatgatccttggccTAAGGATATGCACAGTACTCTCCGGCACTTAGTTCTTGCAAGTGAGTGCTgttcattgatccagaccttCAATCTGATGGACCCCTAGCGGACGGACCAACCATTAAAACTATCCACATTGGAAGATCGTAGCAACCGATCTTTTGCCTTtgctattgattttttttttttttggtcttaaTCATCTATTTGTTGGACAGAGATCAACcagtaggatcttccaatctatggATGGATTTAGGGGGCACAGTCCATCCACTGCATGGCTATCGGACAACGATGTGGATCATAGAACCAAGACCCTCAATTAACAGGAACACATGGCCAAGGATGCTAGGCATATATGCTGACTTCAAAAGTCCATATAATGCCTCTTTTGATCAAGTAAGAAACTGATAGGGTCATGTTTGCCAGCTTTACTTATTCCATGCGTCTTGTGCTTATTCCACCGCGCACCCACATGACAACTTAGAACATTCCACAGAAGCAACAGGCACAATTTTctttaagtgggtcccactaatcctaatcccaacaaAAAGTCTTTATTTCAATTCAAACACTGATTTGCTCTCAATTATGCATATTCAATGCTGTTCGTAGGTCTGGCCTAAGTCATACGTCATGCATAATATGCGATTGTTTTTTGTAGAGAAATAGTCATATACAGGCACTATATGTAAACTTCTGCATACACCCAAGACGTGCAAAAGACGTAATTTGAGTGAAATGGCCGGCATTGTCTGACTGGTATACAGGTATATAAATCATTTCTAATTTCTTATTATAATTAGAGATTTGTCTCATAAACACCTAACTGGATTCCATTCGGTTTATTCCAAAAGACGAGATTACCCCACACCTCTAATCAGTACTAGCGCATGAATATTCTCTCATTATACCACATCTAATTCTTCAAGAAATGGGCCGTCCCTAGTCATTTCTCGCTTACAGAAGTAACACCGTTTCAAACCGTAAAAAATCTTCACCATCTATCAAGGGTATAAACTGGTTTCACAGTTGCATCTACACCAATCAGCGCAGATACATTGACAATCCCAAATTGCCCCCACCCAAATCTAGCCCTATTTATGCCACATACATTGACAATCCCAAATTGCCCCCACCCAAATGCAATCTTCTTAATCTCATCTACCTAATTCACATTCAAAATGACCCCACCCAAGTGGATTCTATGGCAATCTGCAAATCTATTATAACAATTATTCCTAAAATGCCCCCACCCTAATCGACTGTCCGGCAATCTGCAACTCTGCTTATGACAATTATTCCTAAAATGCCCCAACCAATTACAACCTCAACCTTGTCTACCAAATTCACATTTAAAAATGACCCCACGAATTGTATGGCAATCTGCGACTCTATTTATAACAACTATTCCTAAAATGCCCCCCACCCATTAGATTGCAAATTTCACCCCACCTATTTTTACATCTTccacatttaaaattttaaactgcTCCAATATATCAAATAGAAAATCTGCAGTCCTATCTAAGGTTCATCTTCCCAAAACTCAGCCACACCTGCACACCATATTGTGAATTAGCAACGCTATTCATaccatttattcctaaaataGCCCCATTTACTAGATTGGTACCTCTTATACCATCcatcttctttttgtcatttttttttttttaataccatctACCATTAAACAGCGACGCCACCTAAAATCGCACTAACCCAAGAACCAAAATTTACATACATTACCTATCTTGAAATTGCCCCTCCCATTTCAACATCATTCATACCATCAATTCCCAAAATACCCTCCACCCACCCCATCACATACCACCTATCTTTATCATCCTTTCCAGACACCATTTTTTCTACAATTCATTACTCATTATCACCCTAACAGACCCATTTTTTATAATGATAATTGAAGGacgtaaaataaaaaataaagaggtTTAATACTAGCGACGGCATCTTACCTCGACATCATTAAGGAAGATGAATTTCCAACCATGCAAATGCGCCCGGACTGCAATGTCCATGTCCTCGACAGTCGTCCTCTCCATCCACCCTCCAGACTCTTCCAATGTCTTTATCCTCCACACCCCGGCAGTCCCATTAAACCCGAAGAAATTGATGAAAATCCCATTCACCTGTTGCTCCACTTCGAAATGAAACGATAGATTTACATTCTGCAATCTTGTTAGCAAATTCTCATCTTTGTTCACGAACGACCACCTTGCTTGAACCAGCCCAACTTCCTCATTATCCTGCTCGCATCCGAAtaatagtttattatatttcagtTTCAGTCTGCCAGAGAGCATAATTCAAAGGATTTGCATTTTCCAAACCTTAAAATGGGGGACAGTCTTCTTCAAGAAATCCGAAGACGGCTGGAAATCGGCATCGAAAATGGCAACGAATTCATAGTCCTTGACATAGCTGCAGCCCATCGCCGACTTGAGATTCCCAGCCTTGTAACCGTCTCGGATAACTCGGTGCCGGTAGATGATATGAGCCCCTTCCTGCTGCCATTTCTGCACCTCTTCCTTAATCAGCATTTGTGTAGTCAGGTCATCTGAATCGTCGAGGACTTGGATGAGTAAGTTCGACCTCGGCCAGTCTAAATTACAGACCGCAGCGATCGATTGCTGATAAACCTGAAAAACCCCAAAATTTGCAAAAACTCAGATGAGCACAAAatagggaaaaaagaaaagtaaGAACAGAGAATCAAAATCTAGCAAAATCACATACCTCTTTCTCATTGCACATAGGGATCTGAACTAGAACCATGGGGAAGAAGCTTGCATTACCATCTCCACCTTCGAGATCTTCGACAGGCTGCTTCGGAACAGGCCTTATCTTCTTGAATTTGATCCAGAAGCACCCCAAGCACAAAACTAGCCGATCGGCGCTCTGTATCAAGAACAGCACAACGCATGCATTGGTGAGGAATTGCAGAGGGGGAGCGAGATACTCCACGCGGACTGAAACCCATCTAGAATACAACGAATCAAAGAGCCCCCAAACTCCCAATGGAGACGAGATCAGCTGCTGTAGCTGCAGGCGGGGAGCGCCGAGATGCCACCCTTGGAAATAAGcgaaaatctcaaaacccaacaACACTACGGACAGTAGCAAGAAGGCCTTGATGAAGGAGTAGAACCTCCTCCTAACGGTAGGATTCTCAGACTCGGCGGCCA contains:
- the LOC131228681 gene encoding probable xyloglucan glycosyltransferase 9, whose translation is MAPSFDWWGKENHRGTPVVIKMENPNYSLVELESPDEDEFHGIASSAKSGRRGKNAKQLTWVLLLKAHKAAGCLSSIASAAFGLAAVVRRRLASGRTDSEMAAESENPTVRRRFYSFIKAFLLLSVVLLGFEIFAYFQGWHLGAPRLQLQQLISSPLGVWGLFDSLYSRWVSVRVEYLAPPLQFLTNACVVLFLIQSADRLVLCLGCFWIKFKKIRPVPKQPVEDLEGGDGNASFFPMVLVQIPMCNEKEVYQQSIAAVCNLDWPRSNLLIQVLDDSDDLTTQMLIKEEVQKWQQEGAHIIYRHRVIRDGYKAGNLKSAMGCSYVKDYEFVAIFDADFQPSSDFLKKTVPHFKDNEEVGLVQARWSFVNKDENLLTRLQNVNLSFHFEVEQQVNGIFINFFGFNGTAGVWRIKTLEESGGWMERTTVEDMDIAVRAHLHGWKFIFLNDVECQCELPESYEAYRKQQHRWHSGPMQLFRLCLPDIIRSKISFWKKTNLIFLFFLLRKLILPFYSFTLFCIILPMTMFVPEAELPAWVVCYIPATMSFLNILPTPKSFPFIVPYLLFENTMSVTKFNAMISGLFQLGSAYEWVVTKKSGRSSEGDLLSLVEKEPKHQRSGSVPNLNTIEREETQQQQRESKKKHNRIYRKELALAFLLLTASARSLLSAQGIHFYFLLFQGISFLLVGLDLIGEQVE